In Bradyrhizobium sp. WD16, the genomic stretch CGGGGTCAAGCTCCTGTTCGAGCCCGGCCGTCTGATCGTCGGCAATGCCGGCATCCTCGTCACCCGCGTGCTTTATCTCAAGCGCGGCGAGGCCAAATCCTTCGTCGTCATCGATGCCGGCATGAACGACCTGATCCGGCCGACGCTCTATGAGGCCCACCACGACATCGTCCCCGTGCACGAACCGGCCGCCGGGGCGCCCCGCGTCGTCGCCGACGTGGTCGGGCCGGTCTGCGAAACCGGCGATTACCAGGCGCTTGACCGCGAGATGCCCGAGCCGAAACGCGGCGATCTGCTTGCCATCATGACCGCCGGCGCCTATGGCGCGGTCCAGGCGGGCACCTACAACACCCGGCCGCTGGTTGCCGAGGTGCTGGTGCGCGGCAGCGAGGCGGCTGTGGTGCGGCCTCATTTCGACGTCGCCGATATTATCGCCCTCGACCGGCCGGCGCCCTGGCTCGACTGACTGCCGGATCGGCTTGGGTGGACCGGGTTGGCGGGCCTGAACTGGCTCGCGTGAATCGACCCGGCGAGCTCGCACGATCACGTGGCCGTGCCGGTGCCTCATTGCGGCCGCCGTGTTAGACTGTCATGGACTGTCTTGAGGAGCCCGGTTTGAGCCCCACGCCGTCCAACCCGTCCGAACTGACCCGCCTGCGCCTCGCGCACGCTCTCCGGCGGGCGCGCTGGGTCATTGCCTGGGAGCGGCTGTGGCCGAACCTCGCGCGTCTCCTGACCGTCGCCGGTCTGTTTCTGGCGGCATCATGGTCCGGATTGTGGCTCAGCCTGCCGGTTCCGGGGCGCATTGTCGGTGTGGTGGTCTTCGCCCTGGTGCTGGCGGCGACCCTGGTGCCGGTGGCGCGGCTGCGCTGGCCGACCCGCGAGGATGCGCTTCGCCGACTTGATCGCGGCTCCGGCCAACGCCACCGGCCGGCCACCGCGCTGACCGATACCCTGCACAGCGACGATCCGATCTCGCGCGCCTTGTGGGAGGTGCAACGGGAGCGCACGCTGGCTTCGCTCCGCCGCGTCCGCGCCGGCCTGCCCTCGCCGCGACTGGTGCTGCACGATCCCAAGGCACTGCGGGCGCTGGCGCTGGTTCTCGTCGCCGCGACCTTCGTCGCCGCCGGCGGCGAGCGGCTGGCCCGCATAGCCGCCGCCTTCGACTGGAACGGGATGCTGACCGGCGCCGAGATCCGCATCGATGCCTGGGTGTCGCCGCCGTCCTACACGGGGCGCCCGCCGGTGATCCTGACGGCCGCGACGACCGGTGACACCGCGGCCCAGCCGGTGCCATCGGTGATGAGCGTGCCCGCCGGCTCGACCCTCGTGGTGCGCAGTTCGGGCCATACGCTGGACGTTGCCACCGCCGGCGGGCTAAGCGTTGCGCCGGCCGCCGCCGAGGCGCCGAAGGGCGCGGTCGAGCATCGCTTCACCATTGCCGCCGATGGCACCGCCCAGGTGCGCGCCCCGGCGGCGAAGCCGGTCTGGACCTTCAAGACCCAGCCCGACCGGCCGCCGACCATTGCCCTTGCCAAAGACCCCGAGCGGCAGGCGCACGGCGCGCTGTTGCTTGCCTACAAGATCGACGACGACTACGGCGTCACCGAAGCGCAGGCTCATTTCGCTCCCCAGGTTGCTCCCCAAGCCGCCCCCAACGGTGCGCCGGCCGAAAAGGCCGACGGCATCCAGGGCAAGGCTGCGCCGCGGCCGCTGTTCGATTCGCCGCAGTTTCCGCTGGTGCTGCCGAATGCCCGCACCCGCAGCGGCGTCGGCCAGACCGTCAAGGATCTGAGCGAACATCCTTATGCCGGCGCCGAGTTGGCGTTGACCCTCACCGCGCGCGATGAGGCCGGCAACGAAGGCAAGAGCGAGCCTTTCGTCATGCGGCTGCCCGAGCGGGTCTTCGCCAAGCCGCTGCCGCGGGCGCTAATCGAATTGCGGCGGCTTCTGGCGCTCGACGCCGGTCAGCGCGCCAAGGTCGCCATGGCGCTCGACGCGATGATGCTGGCGCCGGAACTCTTCACCCCGGAATTCGGCCAGTATCTCGGACTGCGCGACGTGTCTGCCGAGCTCAATCGCGCCCGCACTGACGACGATCTGCGCGAGGTGGTGGCGAGCCTGTGGGCGCTGGCGGTTTCAATCGAGGACGGCAATATCAGCGACGTCGAGAAGGCGCTGCGCGCCGCTCAGGATGCGCTCAAGCAGGCGCTGGAACGCGGCGCCAGCGACGAGGAGATCAAGAAGCTCACCGACCAGTTGCGGGCGGCGCTCGACAACTACATGCGTCAGCTCGCCGAGCAGCTTCGCAACAATCCGCAGCAGCTCGCCCGGCCGCTCGATCGCAACACGCGGGTGATGCGCCAGCAGGATCTCAACAACATGATCGATCGCATGGAGCGGCTGTCGCGCTCCGGCGACAAGGATGCCGCCCGGCAGCTGCTCGATCAGATGCAGCAGATGCTGGAGAACCTGCAGATGGCGCAGCCCGGTCAATCCGGCGACGGCGACATGGAACAGTCGCTGAACGAGCTCGGCGACGTCATCCGCAAGCAGCAGCAGCTGCGCGACCGCACCTTCAAGCAGGGCCAGGATTCACGACGCGATCGCATGCGCGGCCAGGGCGCCGACCAGAACGCGATGAACGATCTGCGCCGCGGTCAGCAGGGGCTCCGTGACCGCCTCAAGAAGCTGCTCGACCAGCTCGACAAGCAGGGGATGGGTCCGGGCCAGCGGGGCAACAAGGGCAATCAGGACGAGCAGGCCCAGCAGGGCCAGGGCAAACAGGGCCAGGGGGATCAATCCGGTGGTCTCGAGGATGCCGACAGCGCCATGGGCGATGCCGACGGTCGCCTTGGCGAAGGCAATGCCGATGGCGCGGTGGATTCGCAGGGGCGGGCGCTGGAAGCGCTGCGCAAGGGCGCCCAGCAGCTCGCCCAGAGCATGCAGCAGCAGGGCGAGGGCCAGGGTGAAGGTCAGGGTACCCAGCTCGGTCGCCAGCAGGGCGGCGGTCCGGATGCCGATCCGCTCGGCCGGCCGCTGCGCGGTCGTGACCACGCCGACGATTACACGGTGAAGATTCCCGGCGAAATCGACGTGCAGAGGGTGCGCCGGATTCTCGAGGAACTGCGTCGCCGTCTCGCCGATCCGCAACGCTCGCAGACCGAACTCGACTATATCGAGCGACTGCTCAAGGATTACTGAGGCGAGCGCCGGCGTCGCAGCTTCCTTCGTCCTGTCGAGCACTGCCGGGTTTCGACATCTCGGTTGCGCGCCGACGAAGAAGACCTCGACGGCTTGATGGTCCCCTAAGCTCCGCTCTTGCGCGAGGCCAGGGCGCGCGCCGCTGCGGCGCGGATCTCGGCGACTGAGAACGGCTTGGTGACGACGTCGAAGACGATGGCGTCGAGGCCGGTTGCGCGCTCGCGCTGGTCGGCAAAGCCGGTCATCAGCAGGATGGTGACGTCGGGATAGTCGCGCGCCACGGTCAGGGCAAGCGCGATACCGTCCATGATCGGCATCTTGATGTCGGTGAGCAGCAGATCGAATGCGCCGTCCTCGCGGCTGATGATCTCCAGCGCCTCGGCGCCATCTTCTGCGGTCGCGACCATATGACCGTCCATGGCGATCGCGCGCGCCACCAATGCGCGCATTGATTCTTCGTCGTCGGCGATCAGAACCCTTGCCATGGCGTCACGATCCAGAGATGAAGGCACGACATCGTGCAGCGGCGAGATATATATCGCCTGAATGTGGACGGCTGCGGGCAGTTGGGCATAGGGGCGAATTGCCGCCTCGCTCATCCTCGAACGGCCGAGCCGGCGCGACCCCGCAGATCGCGTTGCGCATTACGCGCCGCCGGCCGCGAGATCCCGGCGGCTGAAGAAACGCACGGTGATGTCGCGGCCTTCCGTCGGCGGCGAGGCGAGGCGCGATTTGAACCAGACCTTTTCGCCCGGTTTGAGCGATGATTGATCGAGCACCGCGTTCCAGGCGTAGACTTCGGTGCCATGGGCATCGCGCACCACGAAACGCAGGCGCGGAACATCGACCGCTTTCTTGCCGGCATGGATGATGTTGCCCTCGATGATCAGCACTGGCTTGTTGTCGACGACTTCCGTCGAAAGCCGGACGTCATTGAAGGCCACGCCGCGCAGGTTGACCCCGAGGCCGACCATTTTGAAGAAGGCGGCGGTCTGCGGCATGACGCGGACGATGTCGGCGCGCCAATAGAGGAGGCCGATGACGAGGGCGGCCATCACGGTACAGGCGCCGGGCAGGCCGACGGGCGGGCGGATCCGCAGCGCCGCGGCCAGCGGGAACGGCAGGCGGGTGAAGCGGATCCTCGCCAGCGGTCCGAGCGAGAGCCTCGACAGGCCGAGGCGGGCCTTCCAGCCGGTGTGCTCGACTTCCGGTTCCAGTTGATCACCGAAGTCCTCGAAATGTTCGGCATCCTGCCGCGCCATGGCGGCCCATTCGGTATCGGCATCCGCGTGGCTTTCGCCGGGCAGATCAGTGCTGATCGAGGGGCTTGAAACCACCGGTACATCCGGTGGCGCGGGAGGGGGCATCGCCCAACCGTCGTCCTCGACGGCTGCCGTCAGGGTCCGTGCCGCGGTCTCCTCGGGGAAGGCGAGCCATGTCTCCTTGCAGCGGGCACAGCGAACCGTCCGCCCGGCGGTGCCGAAGGTAGCCGGATCGACCGTATAGGATGTCGTACAATGGGGACAAACGATCTGCATGGAACGGCTCGCCGAGACAGTTCGCTTGCGTTCTAGCAGCGGAGCGTTAACGAACCGGAAACCATAACGGCCGCACAAGTTCTCGTGCGGTGGATCTGACACTCGCATCGGCCTTGCTGCGAATTCTCGGGACGGGCGTTGGTTCTAACGTTCGCTACAAGTGCTCGCAGCAAAGGATGCGAACGTTAGAACCGGGTCAGTGGGAGCCGCTGCGATCCGGGGCAGGGCCGGCAGTTGGAGGTCGGTCCAGGCCGAGGCGTTGCGGCAGGGCTGGGTCGAGGCCATCTAAAACGGCATTCGATTCATGGAGTTACGAGTGCCCCAGGGATGCGACAACAACGGTCCGGCGGGCGGACAGCCGTCGCTGGTGCGGGAGCACGGAAATGCCCGGGGCGACGCCGCGCCCCGTGAGCGGAGCTGACCGTGGTCCGTTTCGAAAATGTCGGGCTGCGCTACGGTCTCGGTCCCGAGGTGCTGCGCGATCTCAATTTCCAGATTCCGGCCCATTCCTTCCAGTTTCTGACCGGCCCGTCGGGCGCCGGCAAGACGTCGCTGCTGCGCCTGTTGTTTCTCTCGCTGCGCCCGACCCGCGGTCTGGTCAACCTGTTCGGTCAGGACGTTTCGCTGCTCGGCAAGGAGCAGATTGCCGATCTGCGCAAGCGTATCGGCATCGTGCTGCAGGACTTTCGCCTGCTCGATCACATGACCACTTACGAGAATGTGGCTCTGCCGTTCCGGGTGATGGGTCGTTCGGAATCGAGCTACCGCAAGGAAGTCATCGATCTGTTGCGCTGGGTTGGGCTCGGCGAGCGCATGGATGCCCTGCCGCCGATCCTGTCGGGCGGCGAGAAGCAGCGCGCCGCGATCGCGCGCGCCGTGATCGCGCGGCCGCTGCTGCTGCTCGCCGACGAGCCGACCGGCAATGTCGATCCGACGCTCGGCCGCCGCTTGTTGCGGCTGTTCATCGAACTCAACCGCACGGGGACGGCGGTGGTGATCGCCACCCACGATATTGGCCTGATGGATCAGTACGACGCCCGGCGTATGGTGCTGCACGAAGGGCGACTGCATATCTATGAGTGAGCCGGCATGAAAAGGCCCGTCCAACCGCGCCATGGGATGATGGACATGGCGTCCGAGCGACCGCAGTTGCCGGCGCGGGCGCGCAACGTATCGGCCGTCGTGCCGCGCGATTCGATCTCCGGCCGGGCCCTCGTTGCGGTGGTGGCGATCATGACCTTTCTCGCCTCGCTGACCACTGGCGGCGTGCTGCTGGTGCGGGCCGCTGCCGCGGAATGGCAATCGGACGTCGCCAGCGAGATCACGATCCAGCTGCGTCCGGTCCAGGGGCGTGACCTCGACCGTGATGTCGCCGCAGTGGTCGATGCCGTGAAGAACCAGCCTGGAATCGTGACGGTGCGGCCCTTCAGCCGGGATGAATCGGCAAAGCTGCTCGAGCCCTGGCTCGGTACCGGCCTGTCCCTCGGCGATCTGCCGGTGCCGCGGGTCATTGTGGCTCAGATCGCGCCCGACGGACGGCTGGACCTCGCCGCGCTGCGCGCCCGCACCGCCCAGGTGGCGCCCAGCGCCAGTATCGACGATCACCGCGCCTGGATTGAGCGGATGCGCTCGTCCACCGGGGCCACCGTGCTGGCCGGTATCGGCATCCTCGCCCTGGTGATCCTCGCCACCATCATCTCGGTCTCGTTCGCCACCCGCGGCGCCATGGCGGCGAACCGGCCGATTATCGAGGTGCTGCACTTCGTCGGGGCGTCGGACCGCTACATCGCCAATCATTTCCTGCGGCATTTCCTGCTGCTCGGCTGCCAGGGCGGGGCGATCGGCGTCGGCGCGGCGATGTTGCTGTTCGGCTTCTCCGAATCGATCGGCAGCTGGTTCGCCGGGACCCCGGCGGGCGACCAGTTCGCCGCCCTGCTCGGCACCTTCTCGCTCCAGCCCTCGGGCTACCTGACGCTGATGGTCCAGGCGGCGGCAATCGCTGCGATCACCGCCTGGGCATCGCGGCGGACGCTGTTTTCCACCCTCGAGGAGATCGAGTGAGCAGGATGCGGCTGGGGCGCCGCCGAATCGAGCCTATCTTTCCGTCGCAGCAATGCCGGAATTTGCTCTAGACTTGCATGGGACGGACGGGCCCGGCGTCGGGGGCGGCGCCAAGGGGGCCCGGGTAAGAGATGCGAATGACTGGCAGGGGGAGCCGGACGACCTGATCATGATGCTGGATGAGGCCTATCGATCGCGACGTGGCGCGCCGCTCCGGCGCATGAGGCTCGCGCTCGGCTTCGGCGCGGCCGTCGTTGTGGTCAGCATCATCGGATTCTTCGTCTTCCTGAACCAGCTGCCACAGAGCGAGGTGAAGCCCTGGCGCGACGCCGACGGCATCGTTGTCCTCACCGGCGGTTCGTCCCGCGTCTCCGACGCCATGGAGCTGCTGGCGGTCGGCTATGGCAAGCGCCTCCTGATCTCCGGCGTGCACCCGACCAACGGCGCCGCCGACATTCAGCGCTCGCTGCCGGAAAGCCAGCCGCTGCTCGGCTGCTGCGTCGACCTCGATCACTCCGCAGTGAACACCCGCAGCAATGCAGTGGAGACCAGGCGGTGGGTGCGGGAACGTGGCTTTCATTCGCTGATCGTCGTCACCTCGAACTATCATATGCCGCGTGCCATCGTTGAGCTGTCCCATGCCATGCCCGACGTAGCGCTGATTCCGTTCCCCGTGGTCGGCGACAAGTGGAATGACGAGCCGTGGTGGACCAGCGGCGCGGCGCTCAGGCTGCTGCTGCGCGAATACGCCAAATACATCGTCGCCGAGGTCCGGGTCCGGCTCGATCGCTTCGGGATCGCCGGCATCAGCGTTGCGGATGGAGTCCAGACCGAAGTCGCGCGGGGCGCCAAGGTCACCTCGCGCTGAGCAAATACGCCTGTCGTCTTCCGTCCATCTTCGCTAAACAGGGCCCGCCGGCCGGCACCAATTCGCCGCGGCCGGAGCGGAATTGCGGTCGGTTTGTAATGGTCTCGATCTTCCTGCGGTCCTTGATCTTCAACGTGGTGTTCTACGTCCACATGGTGGCGTGGATCATCATCGGCATTCCCACCTTCCTGATGCCCCGCAAGGGGATTCTCACCATCGCCAAAAATTGGGGCCGTTGCAGCACCTGGCTGATGCGCGTGATCTGCAATATCAAGGTCGAGTATCGCGGCGTCGAGAAGATTCCACTGGGGCCGCTGATCGTTGCCTCCAAGCACCAGTCGTTGTGGGAAACGATCTCGCTGATTGGCTTCTTCGATGAGCCGCTCTACATTCTCAAGCGCGAGCTGAAGTGGCTGCCGTTCTTTGGCTGGTATCTGACCAAGGCCGAGATGATCGGCGTTAACCGCAACGCCGGCGGCGGCACGCTACGGCAGATGGCGCGGGCGGCGCGCGAGCAG encodes the following:
- a CDS encoding 1-acyl-sn-glycerol-3-phosphate acyltransferase, with translation MVSIFLRSLIFNVVFYVHMVAWIIIGIPTFLMPRKGILTIAKNWGRCSTWLMRVICNIKVEYRGVEKIPLGPLIVASKHQSLWETISLIGFFDEPLYILKRELKWLPFFGWYLTKAEMIGVNRNAGGGTLRQMARAAREQVRRGRQLIIFPEGTRRPVGAEPRYKYGVSQIYLDCDVPCLPVALNAGLFWPRRTFMRYPGTIVVEFLDPLPPGLPRDEFLERLSTAIETATQRLVGEGRAEQARLFGRGVALGPTEAQSRS
- a CDS encoding cell division protein FtsX; translated protein: MMDMASERPQLPARARNVSAVVPRDSISGRALVAVVAIMTFLASLTTGGVLLVRAAAAEWQSDVASEITIQLRPVQGRDLDRDVAAVVDAVKNQPGIVTVRPFSRDESAKLLEPWLGTGLSLGDLPVPRVIVAQIAPDGRLDLAALRARTAQVAPSASIDDHRAWIERMRSSTGATVLAGIGILALVILATIISVSFATRGAMAANRPIIEVLHFVGASDRYIANHFLRHFLLLGCQGGAIGVGAAMLLFGFSESIGSWFAGTPAGDQFAALLGTFSLQPSGYLTLMVQAAAIAAITAWASRRTLFSTLEEIE
- a CDS encoding YdcF family protein, producing MMLDEAYRSRRGAPLRRMRLALGFGAAVVVVSIIGFFVFLNQLPQSEVKPWRDADGIVVLTGGSSRVSDAMELLAVGYGKRLLISGVHPTNGAADIQRSLPESQPLLGCCVDLDHSAVNTRSNAVETRRWVRERGFHSLIVVTSNYHMPRAIVELSHAMPDVALIPFPVVGDKWNDEPWWTSGAALRLLLREYAKYIVAEVRVRLDRFGIAGISVADGVQTEVARGAKVTSR
- the ftsE gene encoding cell division ATP-binding protein FtsE; this translates as MVRFENVGLRYGLGPEVLRDLNFQIPAHSFQFLTGPSGAGKTSLLRLLFLSLRPTRGLVNLFGQDVSLLGKEQIADLRKRIGIVLQDFRLLDHMTTYENVALPFRVMGRSESSYRKEVIDLLRWVGLGERMDALPPILSGGEKQRAAIARAVIARPLLLLADEPTGNVDPTLGRRLLRLFIELNRTGTAVVIATHDIGLMDQYDARRMVLHEGRLHIYE
- a CDS encoding MJ0042-type zinc finger domain-containing protein, whose protein sequence is MQIVCPHCTTSYTVDPATFGTAGRTVRCARCKETWLAFPEETAARTLTAAVEDDGWAMPPPAPPDVPVVSSPSISTDLPGESHADADTEWAAMARQDAEHFEDFGDQLEPEVEHTGWKARLGLSRLSLGPLARIRFTRLPFPLAAALRIRPPVGLPGACTVMAALVIGLLYWRADIVRVMPQTAAFFKMVGLGVNLRGVAFNDVRLSTEVVDNKPVLIIEGNIIHAGKKAVDVPRLRFVVRDAHGTEVYAWNAVLDQSSLKPGEKVWFKSRLASPPTEGRDITVRFFSRRDLAAGGA
- a CDS encoding TIGR02302 family protein; amino-acid sequence: MDCLEEPGLSPTPSNPSELTRLRLAHALRRARWVIAWERLWPNLARLLTVAGLFLAASWSGLWLSLPVPGRIVGVVVFALVLAATLVPVARLRWPTREDALRRLDRGSGQRHRPATALTDTLHSDDPISRALWEVQRERTLASLRRVRAGLPSPRLVLHDPKALRALALVLVAATFVAAGGERLARIAAAFDWNGMLTGAEIRIDAWVSPPSYTGRPPVILTAATTGDTAAQPVPSVMSVPAGSTLVVRSSGHTLDVATAGGLSVAPAAAEAPKGAVEHRFTIAADGTAQVRAPAAKPVWTFKTQPDRPPTIALAKDPERQAHGALLLAYKIDDDYGVTEAQAHFAPQVAPQAAPNGAPAEKADGIQGKAAPRPLFDSPQFPLVLPNARTRSGVGQTVKDLSEHPYAGAELALTLTARDEAGNEGKSEPFVMRLPERVFAKPLPRALIELRRLLALDAGQRAKVAMALDAMMLAPELFTPEFGQYLGLRDVSAELNRARTDDDLREVVASLWALAVSIEDGNISDVEKALRAAQDALKQALERGASDEEIKKLTDQLRAALDNYMRQLAEQLRNNPQQLARPLDRNTRVMRQQDLNNMIDRMERLSRSGDKDAARQLLDQMQQMLENLQMAQPGQSGDGDMEQSLNELGDVIRKQQQLRDRTFKQGQDSRRDRMRGQGADQNAMNDLRRGQQGLRDRLKKLLDQLDKQGMGPGQRGNKGNQDEQAQQGQGKQGQGDQSGGLEDADSAMGDADGRLGEGNADGAVDSQGRALEALRKGAQQLAQSMQQQGEGQGEGQGTQLGRQQGGGPDADPLGRPLRGRDHADDYTVKIPGEIDVQRVRRILEELRRRLADPQRSQTELDYIERLLKDY
- a CDS encoding response regulator, which encodes MARVLIADDEESMRALVARAIAMDGHMVATAEDGAEALEIISREDGAFDLLLTDIKMPIMDGIALALTVARDYPDVTILLMTGFADQRERATGLDAIVFDVVTKPFSVAEIRAAAARALASRKSGA